The proteins below come from a single Fodinicola acaciae genomic window:
- a CDS encoding helix-turn-helix transcriptional regulator: MTAVIERPASRPVSGIGALLASATSEVLVMRTSAAARTQCPIGAISQIDLENVRRGVRYRMLVPDNARTAPRLAGQLVSFAQAGASIRSVPAVPMDALIIDGTVAMMPTGPTGVTPIRLPSVITTTTELFKRVWADAVALDPYDVPDPRPLSDKHLKLLSLLYSGNTDEAAAARMELSVRTVRRMVSEMNDLLGARSRFQAGAKAAQRGWITDGTDR; this comes from the coding sequence ATGACCGCGGTTATCGAACGTCCGGCCAGCCGGCCGGTCAGCGGGATCGGCGCGCTGCTGGCCTCGGCCACCAGCGAGGTCCTGGTGATGCGTACCAGTGCGGCCGCGAGGACGCAGTGCCCGATCGGCGCGATTTCGCAGATAGACCTGGAAAACGTACGCCGTGGCGTACGCTATCGGATGCTTGTGCCGGACAACGCGCGGACGGCTCCGCGGCTCGCCGGCCAGCTGGTTTCCTTCGCGCAGGCCGGTGCGTCGATCCGGTCGGTGCCGGCGGTGCCGATGGACGCGCTGATCATCGACGGCACGGTCGCCATGATGCCGACCGGACCGACCGGCGTGACACCGATCCGGCTGCCGAGCGTCATCACCACGACGACCGAGCTTTTCAAGCGCGTGTGGGCCGACGCGGTGGCGCTGGACCCGTACGACGTGCCGGACCCGCGGCCGCTGTCCGACAAACATTTGAAGCTGCTTTCCTTGCTCTACTCAGGAAACACCGACGAAGCGGCGGCCGCGCGGATGGAGCTGTCGGTGCGGACCGTACGCCGGATGGTGTCGGAGATGAACGACCTGCTCGGCGCGCGCAGCCGGTTCCAGGCCGGCGCGAAGGCGGCGCAGCGCGGTTGGATCACCGACGGGACCGACCGGTGA
- a CDS encoding response regulator transcription factor: protein MMTMGSEVRILVVEDDDDMRLAVSAELTSAGFEVTPVGDLAAAASALSAQPYVCAVFDRMLPDGDAIDYVHRFRVSGGAVPVLFLTARDRSSDVVDGFASGADDYLVKPFRMAELTARVHNLARRSASGRSTVLRFADIELDSARREIRRAGVLLTLSAKEFAVLEYLMLRPEQAVPRADLIEHCWDEQTDPKANVVDVIVGRVREKLHEPNVIHAVRGIGYRFGAQQ from the coding sequence ATGATGACGATGGGGAGCGAAGTGCGGATATTGGTCGTGGAGGACGACGACGACATGCGGCTCGCCGTCTCCGCCGAGCTGACGTCCGCCGGTTTCGAGGTGACCCCGGTCGGCGATCTCGCGGCGGCCGCGTCGGCGCTGTCGGCGCAGCCGTACGTGTGCGCGGTCTTCGACCGGATGCTGCCGGACGGCGACGCGATCGACTACGTGCACCGGTTTCGCGTGTCCGGCGGCGCGGTGCCGGTGCTTTTCCTCACCGCGCGCGACCGCAGCTCCGATGTCGTCGACGGTTTTGCCAGCGGCGCCGACGACTATCTGGTCAAGCCGTTCCGGATGGCCGAGCTGACCGCGCGCGTGCACAACCTGGCGCGCCGCTCGGCCTCCGGCCGCTCGACGGTGTTGCGCTTCGCCGACATCGAGCTGGACAGCGCTCGCCGCGAGATCCGCCGCGCCGGAGTTTTGCTGACGTTGTCGGCGAAGGAGTTCGCGGTGCTGGAATATCTGATGCTCCGGCCGGAGCAGGCGGTGCCCCGCGCCGACCTGATCGAGCACTGCTGGGACGAGCAGACCGACCCAAAGGCCAACGTGGTCGACGTGATCGTCGGCCGGGTACGGGAAAAACTGCACGAACCCAATGTCATTCATGCCGTGCGCGGCATCGGCTATCGGTTCGGTGCGCAGCAGTGA
- a CDS encoding sensor histidine kinase, giving the protein MKGSAAERLRRLRWMLTAIFTTLNAIGLIVLAVAFLRTYADQQHKLLEADLLKVTSTVSRLVYYENNTVITAAIGEDDISRQCPQFAVLPSGSTSFSGYFSKRTCVTMDPKVLAGLAYDSTQAGTTLTGFRRAADGRPVWVVAYPVRNGAGEYIAAVVAVADGEPTESAYDLLVVAVVGGCLLIIVLLAVSGYFLSGRAIRPAAVALEQQEILLAETAHDLRTPVASLRALAETALRHPDQGAALLPRTVALAGRMGEIIDSLLMRARLAAGLDKLAFEPVWLDQLVSVVVEESAEAGSNVTVAAAPTRVIVDPALVRRAVGNLLENALHYGRAQPDQAAIVHITVASGRVTVADHGPGVSEEIAESVLDRFQTGSGSTGLGLSIVRWVAEVHGGVLNVYNADEGGAIFELDLGKATSTQLS; this is encoded by the coding sequence GTGAAGGGCTCGGCGGCGGAGCGGCTGCGCCGGCTGCGGTGGATGCTGACGGCGATTTTCACCACGCTCAACGCGATCGGCCTGATCGTGCTGGCGGTGGCTTTCCTGCGCACGTACGCCGACCAGCAGCACAAGCTGCTGGAGGCCGATCTGCTCAAGGTGACCTCGACGGTCTCCCGTCTGGTCTATTACGAGAACAACACGGTCATCACGGCCGCGATCGGCGAGGACGACATCAGCCGGCAGTGTCCGCAGTTCGCCGTGCTGCCGAGCGGATCCACGAGTTTCTCCGGCTATTTCAGCAAACGCACCTGCGTGACGATGGATCCGAAGGTGCTCGCCGGGCTGGCGTACGACTCGACCCAGGCCGGCACGACGTTGACCGGTTTTCGCCGCGCGGCTGACGGCCGGCCGGTGTGGGTGGTGGCCTATCCGGTGCGAAACGGTGCCGGAGAATACATCGCGGCGGTGGTGGCGGTCGCCGACGGCGAGCCGACCGAGTCCGCGTACGACCTGCTGGTCGTCGCCGTGGTCGGCGGTTGTCTGCTGATCATCGTTTTGCTTGCGGTGAGCGGATATTTCCTGTCCGGCCGGGCGATCCGGCCGGCCGCGGTCGCGCTGGAACAGCAGGAGATCCTGCTCGCCGAGACCGCGCACGACCTGCGTACGCCGGTGGCCAGCCTGCGCGCCCTGGCGGAGACGGCATTGCGGCATCCGGACCAGGGGGCGGCATTGTTGCCGCGTACGGTCGCGTTGGCCGGCCGGATGGGGGAGATCATCGACAGCCTGCTGATGCGCGCGCGGCTGGCCGCAGGCCTGGACAAGCTGGCGTTCGAGCCGGTGTGGCTCGACCAGCTCGTCAGTGTCGTGGTGGAGGAATCCGCCGAAGCGGGGTCCAACGTCACCGTCGCCGCGGCGCCGACCCGAGTGATCGTCGATCCGGCGCTGGTACGCCGAGCGGTCGGCAATCTCCTGGAAAACGCGCTGCATTATGGCCGCGCACAACCGGATCAGGCGGCCATCGTGCACATCACCGTGGCCAGCGGCCGGGTCACCGTCGCCGACCACGGCCCCGGTGTCAGCGAGGAAATCGCCGAGTCGGTGCTCGACCGTTTCCAGACCGGCAGCGGATCGACCGGTCTGGGGTTGTCGATCGTACGGTGGGTCGCCGAGGTGCACGGCGGCGTACTGAACGTCTACAACGCCGACGAGGGTGGCGCGATCTTCGAGCTGGACCTCGGGAAAGCCACCTCGACGCAGCTCAGCTGA
- a CDS encoding serine/threonine protein kinase, producing the protein MNEQLTRLGAGPVGTVFRADSDGFPSALKVFPSRFDRRTLAAADREFRQLGQLRMPSVLVPFRIEQLPDGRHAIRMELCTQSLTALVQRRGPLPPADVVVLGYAAAAALASAHAVGVIHGAVNPDNILFRPTGEPVVSDFGLSLRRAFTRDPMHGVESLPPESLRDDVLDPRTDLYGLGAALHFALTGRSPHPGRLGEHLGERLLRVLREPVPPVSFLGVPAPLTALVSGLLAADPANRPASAAFVADRFAELMAYQQRNVEPYPQRNPLGSRPAPPQPAPSGKAAYAGFQDALRIIAAIDKLPPAGDPDDVTESKPPSVVAEIQPPPVPVETPPPPAQEFNDFEEPTGTPEHDLDNDDGKSAAAFADNFEQPPPSYADDVDEPQPAPSQPVPSRQKTPPPYDPPPANRRSIPYGLVTAAAAVVAAIAIPLVLLLQASPPELPTTPRALPSSTPAPTASAVKDVKLELANPTDLGNQVVLSWTSTATNMDFAVVVAQENGPTTAVLAKRAHTINIAVDPARKYCFLIQGVDSSSSDVVVYQSKPKPLRGAVCKE; encoded by the coding sequence ATGAACGAACAACTCACGCGACTTGGTGCCGGCCCGGTCGGCACGGTCTTCCGGGCTGACTCGGACGGTTTTCCGTCCGCGCTCAAGGTTTTTCCGTCCCGTTTCGATCGCCGTACGCTGGCCGCGGCGGATCGCGAGTTTCGCCAGCTCGGCCAGCTGCGGATGCCGTCGGTGCTGGTGCCGTTCCGGATCGAGCAGCTGCCGGACGGCCGGCACGCCATCCGGATGGAGCTGTGTACGCAGTCGCTGACCGCGCTCGTACAACGGCGCGGCCCGCTGCCGCCGGCCGACGTCGTCGTGCTCGGCTATGCGGCGGCCGCCGCGCTGGCGTCGGCACACGCGGTCGGCGTCATCCACGGCGCGGTCAACCCGGACAACATCCTGTTCCGGCCGACCGGTGAGCCGGTCGTCTCGGATTTCGGCCTGTCGTTGCGCCGCGCTTTCACCCGCGATCCCATGCACGGCGTCGAAAGCCTGCCGCCGGAGTCGTTGCGCGACGACGTACTGGATCCGCGTACGGACCTGTACGGCCTCGGCGCGGCGCTGCATTTCGCGCTGACCGGCCGGTCGCCACATCCCGGCCGGCTCGGCGAACATCTCGGCGAGCGACTGCTGCGGGTGTTGCGCGAGCCGGTGCCGCCGGTTTCCTTTCTGGGCGTACCAGCGCCGTTGACGGCCCTGGTTTCCGGCCTGCTGGCGGCAGATCCGGCCAACCGGCCGGCGTCGGCGGCTTTCGTGGCCGACCGGTTCGCCGAGTTGATGGCCTATCAGCAGCGAAACGTGGAGCCCTATCCGCAGCGCAACCCGCTCGGCTCACGGCCGGCGCCGCCGCAACCGGCGCCGTCCGGCAAGGCGGCGTACGCCGGATTCCAGGACGCGTTGCGGATCATCGCCGCGATCGACAAGCTGCCGCCGGCCGGGGATCCTGACGACGTAACGGAAAGCAAGCCGCCGTCGGTGGTGGCGGAGATCCAGCCGCCACCTGTTCCGGTCGAGACGCCACCACCTCCCGCGCAGGAGTTCAACGACTTCGAAGAGCCGACCGGCACGCCAGAACACGATCTGGACAATGACGACGGCAAGTCCGCCGCGGCGTTCGCCGACAACTTCGAACAGCCGCCACCGTCGTACGCCGATGATGTCGACGAGCCACAACCGGCGCCGAGCCAACCTGTGCCGAGTCGGCAAAAAACCCCGCCGCCGTACGATCCGCCGCCGGCCAACCGGCGGTCCATTCCGTACGGTCTGGTGACCGCGGCGGCCGCGGTGGTCGCGGCGATCGCCATCCCGCTGGTGTTGCTGCTGCAGGCATCGCCGCCGGAGCTGCCGACGACACCCCGTGCGCTGCCGAGCTCGACGCCGGCGCCGACCGCCAGCGCGGTCAAAGATGTCAAGCTGGAGCTGGCAAATCCCACCGATCTGGGCAACCAGGTGGTGCTCAGCTGGACGAGTACGGCCACCAACATGGACTTCGCCGTTGTCGTCGCGCAGGAAAACGGTCCGACCACCGCGGTGTTGGCCAAGCGCGCACACACGATCAACATCGCGGTGGATCCGGCGCGGAAATACTGCTTCCTGATCCAGGGTGTCGACAGCAGCAGCTCGGATGTCGTTGTCTACCAGAGCAAACCCAAGCCGTTGCGGGGCGCGGTCTGCAAGGAGTGA
- the eccD gene encoding type VII secretion integral membrane protein EccD → MNTVNLVKVTVAAPSRRIDLALPERSPLAELLPGLLRHAGEQLPDDGVPTGGWALCRADGTRLDRSKTLAALRIVDGEVLHLVPSRTDWPELEYDDLVDAIASGSARASSVWTPRHTRWAGFAASGVLGGLGLLAVLAAGPGWIAPALASLGVAITLLAAAIGLARAAGDAGAGAVLATLALPYAFAGGGLLFAGDRPLWQLGAAHVLAGSAALFLAAIAGLLGVVDKAPVFTAAAMTGMLGIVSGWAATNDAVGGAGAAAIVAGFGLIVSPAFAPLSIWMARMPMPVLPRTTGDLLNDDPLPPRSSVYASVLRADALLTGLVWGLAVVTIVANVLVIVRGGTAGVILSGILSVGFLLRARLYPILRQRVALLAAGLGCLAGFTCWLLVATHAYLLTVDLPVLLALAVCVALLARWQSTHNLSPYLPRWAEILEILVVLAVVPVTCAVLGLYALIRGLAG, encoded by the coding sequence ATGAACACAGTAAATCTCGTCAAGGTGACGGTCGCGGCACCGTCCCGCCGGATCGACCTGGCGCTGCCGGAGCGGTCGCCGCTCGCCGAGTTGCTGCCGGGTTTGTTGCGCCACGCCGGCGAACAGCTGCCGGACGACGGCGTGCCGACCGGCGGCTGGGCCCTGTGCCGCGCCGACGGTACGCGGCTGGACCGGTCGAAGACGCTGGCCGCGTTGCGGATCGTCGACGGCGAGGTGTTGCACCTCGTGCCGTCGCGTACGGACTGGCCGGAGTTGGAATACGACGACCTGGTCGACGCGATCGCGAGCGGCTCGGCGCGCGCGTCCAGCGTCTGGACACCGAGACACACCAGATGGGCAGGTTTCGCCGCCAGCGGCGTGCTTGGCGGGCTCGGCCTGCTCGCCGTACTCGCCGCCGGACCGGGTTGGATCGCGCCGGCGCTGGCCTCGCTCGGCGTCGCCATCACGTTGCTTGCGGCCGCGATCGGGCTGGCGCGCGCTGCCGGTGACGCGGGTGCCGGTGCGGTGTTGGCGACGTTGGCACTGCCGTACGCTTTTGCCGGCGGTGGCCTGCTTTTTGCCGGCGACCGGCCGCTGTGGCAGCTCGGCGCCGCGCACGTACTCGCCGGCAGCGCCGCGCTCTTCCTCGCCGCGATCGCCGGTTTGCTTGGTGTCGTCGACAAAGCGCCGGTGTTCACGGCGGCGGCGATGACCGGCATGCTTGGCATTGTGTCCGGTTGGGCCGCGACCAACGACGCGGTCGGTGGTGCCGGCGCGGCGGCGATCGTCGCTGGTTTCGGCCTGATCGTGTCGCCGGCTTTCGCGCCGCTGTCGATCTGGATGGCGCGGATGCCGATGCCGGTGCTGCCGCGTACGACCGGAGACCTGCTCAACGACGATCCGCTGCCGCCGCGTTCTTCGGTCTATGCCTCGGTTTTGCGCGCGGACGCGTTGCTGACCGGCCTGGTCTGGGGGCTCGCGGTCGTCACGATCGTCGCCAATGTGCTGGTGATTGTGCGCGGTGGCACGGCGGGGGTCATCCTGTCCGGCATTCTCAGCGTCGGTTTTCTGTTGCGCGCCAGGCTTTATCCGATCCTGCGCCAGCGCGTCGCGCTGCTCGCCGCCGGCCTCGGCTGCCTGGCCGGTTTCACCTGCTGGCTGCTGGTCGCCACGCATGCGTATCTGCTGACCGTCGATCTGCCGGTGCTGCTGGCGCTCGCGGTTTGCGTGGCGCTGCTGGCCAGATGGCAGAGCACGCACAACCTGAGTCCGTATCTGCCGCGTTGGGCGGAAATACTGGAGATCCTCGTCGTGCTCGCGGTCGTGCCGGTGACCTGCGCGGTGCTCGGTCTGTACGCGCTGATCCGCGGGCTGGCGGGCTGA
- the eccB gene encoding type VII secretion protein EccB — MASKRDQLQAHQFQVQRAVSALVLQETDPEQPPFRRVSGAAIGAVVLGVISLVIAGVFGLIFPGGNKSWQDGNSIIVEKETGTRFVYLDGQLHPMANYASAVLALGKKADALSISGNSLVGVPRGPVIGIPDAPDSLPGPDKALGGWSLCSQPTTGPTGASVASSVLLVGANPSGGTPVGGGAVLVRTSDTGPQYLLYNGYRHQIDSAETVRVGLAVSSVPVVRVSPALVESLPQGEPVGPIAVADLGKPSDAVPGRGDLKAGHLLTMQTPSGATQHYLVERHQLTPITELAYDIQLAYPPTATAYGGAPFGLSIPPSLVAGATIGTPKQLTEASPPTVRPAFVPATDLTSVCLGFTSGSFVPKITVSPGLPPRDLLIATAGRTAGGVALADYVYVPPGQVGIVEVMPSETAQAGTLAVVTDLGVAYPLDAPDVMSWLGYSTVKPVRVPAGLMARLPQGPGLSHEAALQRA, encoded by the coding sequence ATGGCGTCCAAACGCGACCAGCTGCAGGCACACCAGTTTCAGGTGCAGCGCGCGGTTTCCGCGCTCGTCCTCCAGGAGACCGACCCGGAGCAGCCGCCGTTTCGCCGGGTCAGCGGGGCGGCCATCGGCGCGGTGGTGCTCGGGGTGATCTCGCTGGTGATCGCCGGCGTGTTCGGCCTGATCTTCCCCGGTGGCAACAAATCCTGGCAGGACGGCAACTCGATCATCGTGGAGAAGGAGACCGGCACCAGGTTCGTCTATCTGGACGGCCAGCTGCATCCGATGGCCAACTACGCGTCTGCCGTGCTGGCACTGGGAAAAAAGGCGGACGCGCTGAGCATTTCCGGTAATTCCCTGGTCGGTGTGCCGCGTGGACCGGTGATCGGCATTCCGGACGCGCCGGATTCGTTGCCTGGACCGGACAAGGCGCTCGGCGGCTGGTCGTTGTGCTCGCAGCCGACCACCGGACCGACCGGTGCGTCGGTGGCCAGCTCGGTGCTGCTGGTCGGCGCGAATCCGTCCGGCGGCACGCCGGTGGGTGGCGGCGCGGTCCTCGTACGCACCTCGGACACCGGCCCGCAATATCTGCTCTACAACGGATATCGCCACCAGATCGACAGCGCCGAGACGGTACGTGTGGGCCTCGCGGTCAGCTCGGTGCCGGTCGTACGCGTCAGCCCCGCGCTGGTCGAGTCGCTGCCGCAGGGCGAGCCGGTCGGTCCGATCGCGGTGGCCGACCTGGGAAAGCCGTCGGACGCGGTGCCCGGGCGCGGTGACCTGAAGGCCGGCCACCTGCTCACCATGCAGACGCCGAGCGGCGCGACGCAGCATTACCTGGTCGAACGCCACCAGCTCACGCCGATCACCGAGCTGGCCTACGACATCCAGCTCGCCTATCCGCCGACGGCGACGGCATACGGCGGCGCTCCCTTCGGTTTGTCGATTCCGCCAAGTCTCGTCGCCGGTGCGACCATCGGTACGCCCAAACAGCTGACCGAGGCCTCGCCGCCGACCGTGCGACCGGCGTTCGTACCGGCAACCGATCTGACCTCCGTCTGCCTCGGCTTCACGTCCGGTTCGTTTGTCCCGAAAATCACCGTTTCACCGGGCCTGCCGCCGCGTGACCTGCTGATCGCGACCGCCGGTCGTACGGCCGGTGGCGTGGCGCTGGCCGACTATGTCTACGTGCCGCCGGGCCAAGTGGGAATTGTCGAGGTAATGCCGAGCGAAACGGCACAAGCGGGTACGCTCGCTGTCGTTACCGACCTGGGTGTCGCCTATCCGCTGGATGCGCCGGATGTGATGTCGTGGCTGGGATATTCGACGGTCAAACCGGTGCGCGTACCGGCCGGCCTGATGGCACGGCTGCCGCAGGGGCCGGGGCTGTCGCACGAGGCAGCGTTGCAACGGGCGTGA
- a CDS encoding fibronectin type III domain-containing protein, with translation MSGAKLVASSARKSRLSGRPWPLVAALTASVAMVAAAASGASSPGSDMRFHPSGHWVYNSALQTAFHIDGATTNIDARVPVAGEPGSQVVQDDTNGYVVGRSRITRFGKSNLRVQGSLPTPSDETPLAIEAAGGPYLVYRQAGKIVRLGENTTVVTVGERIGDPVVTGDGTLWLLRRKSGLVCTLAKGSTATSTCPARLPAGHSGALTTVGDKPQVLDTTAGLLHAVSTQGLGAGKPVGVEVSADTRVAPTDSGGRLALLDPSTGRLSFVDTQAKRPPVNIELGKGDFEGPLWTDSTVVVVNRTTGTLQTYDAQGHARTNRKIPPSEGQPSIARGADGRVYVQNGAGTHLLIVDEDGQVADTPVSGGPEPSGAPSPSPSQPAKTPTRHEAPPPTAGLPASAPGAPQSVTASAGNRAATVSWQAAAANRAAVTGYVVSWPGGSRVVSGAARHATISGLTNGQSYTFSVSARNSAGEGPAASADPVTPRGAAAAPRGVTASVSGGAVTVRWQQPDLGGGTLRHYAISATGQASRTVTGTSATYSGLANGRYTFTVRAVTSSGGQTLTGAAGSAAVTVTGPTIHIERRPEAGAPNCTTCFYLYMTFTDFPANTSFDAQIFAEATGGDYDSPCHVKTDASGSAICDRDTRDGVPKGNVYVYVNLPDGRRITSNEIYWS, from the coding sequence GTGAGCGGCGCCAAGCTGGTCGCTTCGTCGGCGCGAAAGTCGCGGCTGTCCGGCCGGCCGTGGCCGCTGGTGGCCGCGCTGACCGCGAGCGTCGCGATGGTCGCCGCCGCGGCCAGCGGTGCCTCCAGTCCCGGCTCGGACATGCGGTTTCATCCAAGCGGCCACTGGGTCTACAACTCCGCTTTGCAGACGGCTTTTCATATCGACGGCGCGACAACGAACATCGACGCGCGCGTGCCGGTCGCCGGTGAGCCCGGCAGCCAGGTCGTGCAGGACGACACCAACGGATACGTCGTCGGCAGGAGCCGGATCACCCGGTTCGGCAAGTCAAACCTGAGAGTGCAGGGTTCGCTGCCGACTCCTTCGGACGAGACGCCGCTGGCGATCGAGGCCGCCGGCGGGCCGTATCTGGTCTATCGGCAGGCCGGCAAGATCGTACGGCTCGGCGAAAACACCACGGTCGTCACCGTTGGCGAGCGGATCGGCGATCCGGTGGTGACCGGCGACGGCACGCTCTGGCTGTTGCGCCGGAAGTCGGGTTTGGTGTGTACGTTGGCAAAAGGCTCGACGGCCACCTCCACCTGCCCGGCCAGGCTGCCGGCCGGACACTCCGGTGCGCTGACCACCGTCGGCGACAAGCCGCAGGTGCTCGACACGACGGCAGGACTGTTGCACGCGGTGAGCACGCAGGGTTTGGGTGCCGGAAAACCGGTTGGCGTCGAGGTTTCCGCCGATACGCGCGTCGCGCCGACTGACAGCGGTGGCCGGTTGGCGCTGTTGGATCCGTCGACCGGTCGGCTGTCTTTCGTTGACACACAGGCAAAACGGCCGCCGGTCAATATCGAGCTCGGCAAAGGCGATTTCGAGGGTCCATTGTGGACCGACAGCACGGTCGTGGTGGTGAACCGTACGACCGGCACTTTGCAGACGTACGACGCGCAGGGTCATGCCAGGACCAATCGGAAGATTCCACCGAGCGAGGGTCAGCCGAGCATCGCGCGCGGCGCGGATGGCCGTGTGTATGTGCAAAACGGCGCCGGCACACATCTGTTGATCGTCGACGAGGACGGCCAGGTCGCCGACACGCCGGTGTCCGGCGGTCCCGAGCCGAGCGGTGCGCCGTCGCCGAGTCCCAGCCAGCCCGCGAAAACGCCGACGCGGCACGAGGCGCCGCCGCCGACCGCTGGTCTGCCGGCCAGCGCGCCAGGCGCGCCGCAGTCGGTGACCGCGTCCGCCGGCAACCGCGCAGCCACGGTCAGCTGGCAGGCCGCGGCCGCCAACCGCGCGGCGGTCACCGGCTATGTGGTGTCGTGGCCAGGCGGTTCGCGCGTGGTCAGCGGCGCCGCGCGGCATGCGACGATCTCCGGGTTGACCAACGGACAGAGCTACACGTTCAGCGTTTCCGCACGTAACAGCGCTGGTGAGGGCCCGGCGGCGTCGGCTGATCCGGTGACACCTCGCGGCGCGGCGGCGGCGCCGCGCGGCGTGACGGCGTCGGTGTCCGGCGGTGCCGTGACCGTACGGTGGCAGCAGCCTGACCTCGGTGGCGGGACGCTGCGGCACTACGCGATTTCGGCGACCGGGCAGGCGAGTCGTACGGTCACCGGCACCAGCGCCACCTACAGCGGCCTGGCCAACGGCCGCTACACCTTCACCGTACGCGCGGTGACGAGCAGCGGCGGTCAGACGTTGACCGGCGCGGCCGGCTCCGCCGCGGTCACCGTCACCGGTCCGACGATCCACATCGAGCGGCGGCCGGAAGCCGGGGCACCAAACTGCACCACCTGCTTCTACCTCTACATGACCTTCACGGATTTCCCCGCCAACACCAGCTTCGACGCGCAGATTTTCGCCGAGGCGACCGGCGGCGACTACGACTCGCCGTGCCACGTGAAGACGGATGCGAGCGGCTCTGCGATCTGTGATCGCGACACGCGTGACGGGGTGCCGAAGGGCAACGTGTATGTGTATGTGAACCTGCCGGACGGCCGGCGGATCACCTCGAACGAGATCTATTGGAGTTGA